In Aequorivita sp. H23M31, a single window of DNA contains:
- the radC gene encoding RadC family protein, translated as MEETNHFSIKQWNEDDRPREKLLQKGQVALSDSELIAILIASGSRNESAVSLSQRILSSYGNSLSELGKASVIDLMHFKGIGQAKAIAIVAAMELGRRRRTAEALQRKKITSSNTVFEFIQPFIGELPHEEFWILYLNNSNKVIKNVQLSKGGITGTIVDVRLVFKEAVQLGAVGIILAHNHPSGTLKPSHADIQLTKKLKTAGDSLDIKVLDHLIVTEKAYFSFADENML; from the coding sequence TTGGAGGAGACAAATCATTTTTCGATAAAGCAATGGAACGAGGACGATCGGCCGCGTGAAAAACTGCTGCAAAAGGGGCAGGTGGCCCTGAGCGATTCCGAACTTATTGCAATTCTCATAGCCTCGGGAAGCAGGAATGAAAGTGCGGTTTCACTTAGCCAGCGAATCCTTTCCTCTTATGGGAATAGTCTGAGTGAATTGGGTAAGGCATCTGTCATTGACCTAATGCATTTTAAAGGTATTGGTCAGGCTAAAGCGATTGCAATCGTCGCCGCTATGGAGTTAGGTCGGCGCCGACGCACTGCTGAAGCGCTGCAGCGCAAGAAAATTACCTCCAGCAATACCGTTTTCGAATTTATCCAACCTTTTATCGGAGAGCTTCCCCACGAAGAATTTTGGATACTTTATTTAAATAATTCCAATAAGGTAATAAAAAATGTTCAGCTTAGTAAAGGCGGTATTACGGGAACTATTGTTGACGTGAGATTGGTTTTTAAGGAAGCAGTACAGCTTGGAGCGGTGGGAATCATATTGGCCCATAACCATCCTTCGGGCACACTCAAGCCCAGCCATGCCGATATTCAATTGACCAAAAAATTAAAAACTGCCGGGGATAGTTTGGATATAAAAGTACTAGATCATCTTATCGTTACCGAAAAAGCGTATTTTAGCTTTGCTGACGAAAACATGTTGTAG
- a CDS encoding GIY-YIG nuclease family protein: MYYVYVLYSVSFNRMYVGMTVNCEVRLKEHNSGKTPSTRAFVPWVLIHTENYLTRGDARIREKYLKSAAGRRWRKEHIQWPRGATE, from the coding sequence ATGTATTATGTTTATGTTCTCTATAGCGTAAGTTTTAATAGGATGTACGTTGGGATGACCGTAAACTGTGAGGTTAGATTAAAAGAACATAACTCTGGAAAAACGCCTTCAACAAGGGCTTTTGTCCCTTGGGTACTTATCCACACTGAAAATTATTTGACCAGAGGTGATGCTAGAATAAGAGAAAAATATTTAAAGAGTGCAGCAGGAAGAAGATGGAGAAAAGAGCACATACAATGGCCCCGTGGCGCAACTGAATAG
- a CDS encoding GatB/YqeY domain-containing protein produces the protein MSLQEKVMEAMKVAMKSKDTQSLEALRAVKSALLLAQTETGSKKELSEAEEMKLLQKQVKQRKDSAAIYQEQGRSDLAEPEMAQAKIIEQFLPQQMSEEDIIVIVDRIIAETEASGMADMGKVMGAVSTELAGKADGKTISTIVKSRLS, from the coding sequence ATGAGCTTACAGGAAAAGGTAATGGAGGCGATGAAAGTCGCAATGAAGTCAAAGGATACCCAATCTTTAGAAGCGTTGCGTGCGGTAAAATCAGCTCTTCTATTGGCACAGACTGAAACAGGTTCCAAAAAGGAACTTAGTGAAGCAGAGGAGATGAAGTTACTTCAGAAGCAGGTAAAGCAACGAAAGGACAGTGCAGCTATCTACCAAGAGCAAGGTCGTTCTGATCTCGCCGAACCCGAGATGGCCCAGGCGAAGATAATAGAGCAGTTCCTACCCCAGCAAATGAGTGAAGAGGACATAATTGTAATCGTGGATAGAATTATTGCGGAAACAGAGGCCAGCGGGATGGCAGATATGGGTAAGGTAATGGGTGCAGTTAGCACTGAACTTGCAGGAAAAGCGGACGGTAAAACTATATCCACAATCGTAAAATCCCGACTTTCTTAG
- a CDS encoding DUF7033 domain-containing protein — protein sequence MLLIHIDKITPRISYIFKHICLRILGIDISFSTALEPFIAHKGPKMSYGKKAMGNEIFFQSFGLLEQQGFDTLEISVKKWGDTVGFFPVSNTSALPFDIFAASFYMITRYEEYLPHVKDEMGRFMASESLAFKYGFLNQPVVDIWAYKFKDKLKEAFPGLPFPKKKMIIHPVVAATEPFVFKYKGLLRSALGYANDLFRGKFRNVGERSKVILSLKRDPVDNFKWLINNARHSNFKLTVFFLLGNALNFQEGMNTHRKKFKLLLKYVSDYKEVGLIFSYDVLTDYEKLKSEKRRMEHITNRAVLSSMNAEFLVHLPDIYRNLVELQVKRDFTMVFRDTVGFRAGTCTPFLFYDLDYEVKTPLVIQPATMTSQAFNKRYSADIEKTVNGFLAEVEKVNGTFTLIFSNSDFTSNEDNKVWRSIFSERLPNYAD from the coding sequence ATGTTATTGATCCATATTGATAAAATTACTCCCCGAATTTCCTATATTTTTAAGCATATCTGTCTTAGAATTTTGGGAATCGATATTTCCTTCTCTACTGCCCTAGAGCCCTTCATAGCCCATAAGGGTCCAAAGATGTCATATGGGAAAAAAGCAATGGGAAATGAGATCTTTTTCCAGAGTTTTGGGCTTTTGGAGCAGCAAGGATTTGATACTTTGGAGATAAGCGTGAAAAAGTGGGGTGATACGGTGGGCTTCTTTCCAGTTTCCAATACAAGTGCTTTACCCTTCGATATTTTTGCTGCTAGTTTTTATATGATAACGCGCTATGAGGAATACCTTCCCCACGTGAAGGACGAAATGGGGCGCTTTATGGCCTCAGAAAGTCTTGCATTCAAATACGGATTTCTTAACCAGCCTGTGGTTGATATTTGGGCCTACAAATTTAAGGATAAACTTAAAGAGGCTTTCCCTGGATTGCCTTTCCCTAAGAAAAAGATGATTATACATCCAGTGGTCGCGGCAACGGAACCTTTTGTTTTTAAATATAAAGGTCTTCTGCGTTCTGCTTTGGGTTATGCTAATGATCTTTTTAGAGGCAAATTCAGAAATGTTGGGGAACGGTCCAAAGTGATCCTATCCCTTAAAAGGGATCCAGTTGATAACTTTAAGTGGTTGATCAATAATGCGCGGCATAGCAATTTTAAACTTACCGTATTTTTCCTATTGGGAAATGCTCTGAATTTTCAGGAAGGAATGAATACGCATCGTAAAAAATTTAAGCTCCTTTTAAAGTATGTTTCCGATTATAAAGAAGTTGGACTCATCTTCTCCTATGATGTCCTTACGGATTACGAAAAATTAAAATCCGAAAAACGGCGGATGGAGCACATAACCAACCGGGCTGTTTTAAGTTCAATGAATGCCGAATTTTTGGTGCACCTGCCCGATATTTATCGCAATTTGGTAGAGCTTCAGGTAAAAAGGGATTTTACCATGGTTTTTCGGGATACCGTAGGTTTTAGGGCCGGTACGTGCACACCTTTCCTTTTTTATGATTTGGATTACGAAGTTAAAACCCCGTTGGTCATACAACCTGCCACAATGACGAGCCAGGCTTTTAATAAGAGATATTCAGCGGATATTGAAAAAACGGTAAACGGCTTTTTGGCCGAAGTAGAAAAGGTCAATGGCACTTTTACACTAATTTTTTCCAACAGCGATTTTACCTCGAATGAAGATAACAAGGTATGGCGAAGTATCTTTTCGGAAAGGCTCCCAAATTATGCAGATTGA
- a CDS encoding Na(+)-translocating NADH-quinone reductase subunit F — protein sequence MVTSKRFDSSIEKLYKAFHSGKLNPECCNHCAVGNICDNTDTWKNLTEAHGSLKLNYVGLVNENFGRKIHGYKPSELLQIEAVFLRGCGYTLPYRSKSKRPLNRVSNDVLFNGLCAVVAFLCELEGIPDILNVERLFDFQPNSSSEIAETLELA from the coding sequence ATGGTAACTTCAAAAAGATTCGACAGTTCAATAGAAAAACTATACAAAGCCTTCCATTCCGGGAAGCTTAATCCCGAATGTTGTAATCATTGTGCTGTAGGGAATATTTGTGATAATACAGATACGTGGAAAAATCTCACAGAAGCGCATGGATCGCTGAAATTGAACTATGTTGGACTTGTGAACGAGAATTTTGGTAGAAAAATACACGGGTATAAACCTTCAGAATTACTGCAAATTGAGGCGGTCTTTCTCAGGGGTTGTGGATATACTCTTCCATATCGGTCCAAATCCAAGAGGCCTTTAAATCGCGTTTCAAATGATGTTCTTTTCAATGGACTTTGTGCTGTTGTGGCATTTCTTTGTGAACTGGAGGGAATCCCAGACATTTTGAATGTTGAGCGCCTTTTTGATTTTCAACCTAACTCTTCATCGGAAATTGCTGAAACTCTTGAATTGGCTTAG
- a CDS encoding GIY-YIG nuclease family protein — MYYVYVLYSVSFNRMYVGMTVNCEVRLKEHNSGKTPSTRAFVPWVLIHTENYLTRGDARIREKYLKSAAGRRWRKEHIQWPRGATEYPPVPNCRSARSVGAHQISALRVAGLKK; from the coding sequence ATGTATTATGTTTATGTTCTCTATAGCGTAAGTTTTAATAGGATGTACGTTGGGATGACCGTAAACTGTGAAGTTAGATTAAAAGAACATAACTCTGGAAAAACGCCTTCAACAAGGGCTTTTGTCCCTTGGGTACTTATCCACACTGAAAATTATTTGACCAGAGGTGATGCTAGAATAAGAGAAAAATATTTAAAGAGTGCAGCAGGAAGAAGATGGAGAAAAGAGCACATACAATGGCCCCGTGGCGCAACTGAATACCCGCCCGTACCGAACTGCCGTTCGGCACGTTCGGTCGGGGCGCATCAGATTTCGGCTCTGAGGGTTGCAGGTTTGAAAAAATAG